TTGTGGGCGAGGGGGACATCAGGCAAGCGCAAGCGGTTACGATTCGCTCGCTCGAGATGGTTAGGGACCCGGCCCCTCCGCACTGGTGGAGTGGAAGCTGCGAGGTGGAATCCGGTATCGAGATCTCTGAGGAGATGATCTCTGGGACTCCCCCTCCAGCAGGCTTCATCTTTGCTGAATCCGAGATTGACGTGTACCCCGCTGAACCCGGTTTCATCTTTCCCGCGATCGCGCTCCCCTCAGGACCAGGCGGTGGTTGTGAGTGCGGCATCCTGACGATCGAACCGCTCGGGGGGACGGCTAGCGCAGGGGGCGAGTTCGTCGTCTTTACCGGCACAGTGCCTCTTCGCTCGCAGCTCCAGGACGACGGGGAGGAGGGCGGCCCCGGCGACCCGGTGCCCACTCTGTTCCCACCGCCATTCGGCAACATGTCGCACTGGCTCTCCATGCGGGTGGAGCCGGGCCAGGCCCTCCTCGACTACTGGACTCCGGACACCTTCTCCAACGATGTAGACCCGGCAGGCAGACTCGGCTTCGTCGTTGTTCCAGCTCGTACCACAGAGACAGGCGTGGGGTCTCCCAGTGCCTCCGCAAGGGCGGGCATCCTCGGTAGCACCACTCAGGGCCTAACGAGCCTGACCGACCCCGACATTGGCGACTTCGCGGTTGATGCAACCGGAGCGCGCATCCGGTTCGGTTCCTACAACGGCGCGCAGCGCGTGGAGTCAGACCTGAACTTCGTGATGGGAGGTTCTACCATCACGAACGCGGGGCCGCCGGGCAGAATCGGCTCCAAGGGTGGGTGGACCTACACGTTCGGCCTATACGCGGGTCTCACGGACAACGTGCCCATTCACCTCTTGACGGGCATCACCGACCCGTTTGGCAACGAGGTCTCGATCAACCACGAACAGCGGACCGCTACGTTCAGTTGGAGCGGGGAAACCTGGACATGGGACCTGTACACGACCCAGCAAGGCGGGCCCCCGGGTTACCTGCGGATGCTCGAAAGGCCGGGGGAGCGGTTCACGTTCACGTGGACCCTCGAGGGCCAGATGGCGGGCTATATACGTGAGACCTTCGATCCGGTCGGCCAGGAGTGGGCTCAGGTTCAGCAGTACATCTTCGGGTGGGGTGGCGTTCCCGGCGCACTTATTAGTGCTAGGACGCTGACCGACGATTGCAGTACCGGCTGCGACGCGCCGCAGACGGTGACGCAGGTAGCGCACTCGGCCGCGCCCTTCGAGTCCCAGAACGAGCCCCACCTGGTGGCGTTCACCGATCGCTTCGGCTACCCCAAGATGCAGGCAACGACGGTGGGATTCGAAGAAGCAGAGTTCGCAACGAATCTTACGAGGTACCAGTCCGGGCGGGACTACGTGGTGACAGCGACCGACCCGACCGGAAAGACGTCCACCACACGTCTGAGGACCGCTACGGATGTCACGGGCATCCCGCGGGTCAGCGAGATTCACACAGAAGGAGCAACGCTCAGTGGCGCCGGTCGCCCGTCACGCACCGTCGTCAACCTGGACCAGTACGATCGCGCGACCACGGTGGAATGGGATACGGAAGCGGGCGCGCTCGCGAACGGCTACGAGCTCACCTACGACGGCTACTCGCAACGCGTCGCATCTGTTACCAACAGCGCGAACGACACTTGGACCGTCAGTTGGGCGACTGCAGGTGGTGAGCCAGTTGTCGCCGCCGTCACAGACCCGACGAGCATCTCGTGGCAGTTCGCCTACGGCCAACGCGGGAATCCCGCTGCCGCGCTCACGACAATGACCTCACCCTGGGGCGCTCACTGGCTGTTCGACTACAACGGCATCGGGCAGTTGAAGCAGGCGACAGCGCCAGACCGCGCGAGTGACCTGATCGAGTACTATGGAGAGGAGCAACAGGACCCCGCGGAATACCGCTCGCTTCCCAAGAGGTACACCGATCCGACGGGCCGCAGCGTGTACTTCGAGGAGTACGATCTGAGAAAGAACCTAACCCAGTACTCCTTTGAGGACGATGGCTACGACAAGATCAGCACCCGGTTCGGGTACGATCTGTTCGGCAACCTGAG
This is a stretch of genomic DNA from Fimbriimonadia bacterium. It encodes these proteins:
- a CDS encoding RHS repeat protein — protein: VGEGDIRQAQAVTIRSLEMVRDPAPPHWWSGSCEVESGIEISEEMISGTPPPAGFIFAESEIDVYPAEPGFIFPAIALPSGPGGGCECGILTIEPLGGTASAGGEFVVFTGTVPLRSQLQDDGEEGGPGDPVPTLFPPPFGNMSHWLSMRVEPGQALLDYWTPDTFSNDVDPAGRLGFVVVPARTTETGVGSPSASARAGILGSTTQGLTSLTDPDIGDFAVDATGARIRFGSYNGAQRVESDLNFVMGGSTITNAGPPGRIGSKGGWTYTFGLYAGLTDNVPIHLLTGITDPFGNEVSINHEQRTATFSWSGETWTWDLYTTQQGGPPGYLRMLERPGERFTFTWTLEGQMAGYIRETFDPVGQEWAQVQQYIFGWGGVPGALISARTLTDDCSTGCDAPQTVTQVAHSAAPFESQNEPHLVAFTDRFGYPKMQATTVGFEEAEFATNLTRYQSGRDYVVTATDPTGKTSTTRLRTATDVTGIPRVSEIHTEGATLSGAGRPSRTVVNLDQYDRATTVEWDTEAGALANGYELTYDGYSQRVASVTNSANDTWTVSWATAGGEPVVAAVTDPTSISWQFAYGQRGNPAAALTTMTSPWGAHWLFDYNGIGQLKQATAPDRASDLIEYYGEEQQDPAEYRSLPKRYTDPTGRSVYFEEYDLRKNLTQYSFEDDGYDKISTRFGYDLFGNLSTITHTDDSVASFTYGGGLLTKVTDEVGREVHFDRYPGGDNPGKLRCVAFDDGFQDRFAYLDYDDAGRLTRVWDGNKAEQHLAGETILEYSYGNAGELTAITHRNTGGTTSSEEFYYNAEGTLRARSTTDGHTIGYIYDQDREWLTGIDYPNDPDVAFTYDAAGRLEYVDDGPGAIDYVYDAYGRLWKAIRTFDALQNKQYVIEYFYNPDGTVQKTKSGLVAGGTDSRVESRYTLDDAGRLTKLEFVFPLSPPGGRTLLGFGTPNTWTWTYDRAGRLKTETDPTGVVTTYTYKAGDDKSFLEKVETKNGANTLMKFEYAPYSDASVASVTETIGGGANGTVSYEYDHRAQLETEQRVDSYQFYRGYNYDQAGNLTDLNLGGGETSAWTVEYNQLAMVDWNTLPDWWVTYGDDGAVSSLEVYQQGEWEYAYDDENRLTGVWYTPYGQATEQRYSCTYDAFGRPAVESFSPPGQQPVTRYLVWEGDELLMEVGPTGTVLVRHVWGAGGYQGYYRETSLTRLALRDGLGHVRGLMNTSKSITDRYVFDAYGNDVAPL